The following proteins are co-located in the Geminocystis sp. M7585_C2015_104 genome:
- the nuoK gene encoding NADH-quinone oxidoreductase subunit NuoK — translation MELKLEYFLLLAAALFCIGIYGLITSRNAVRVLMSVELLLNAVNLNLMGFSNYLDPAEIKGQVFAIFVITIAAAEAAVGLAIILAIYRNRDTIDMEKFNLLKW, via the coding sequence ATGGAGCTAAAATTAGAGTATTTCCTACTATTGGCTGCTGCTTTATTCTGTATCGGCATCTACGGGCTGATTACCAGTCGTAATGCAGTAAGGGTGTTAATGTCCGTAGAATTATTGCTCAATGCTGTTAATCTTAATTTAATGGGATTCTCTAATTATTTAGACCCCGCCGAAATAAAAGGCCAGGTTTTTGCTATATTTGTCATTACCATTGCCGCAGCAGAAGCCGCCGTCGGTTTAGCCATCATTCTGGCTATCTACCGCAACCGTGACACCATCGACATGGAAAAATTCAATCTCCTCAAATGGTGA
- a CDS encoding NADH-quinone oxidoreductase subunit J: protein MIAKTVQFVTFVILAFSMIGAALGVVLYNNIVYSAFLLGGVFLSISGLYILLNADFVAAAQVLIYVGAVNVLIIFAIMLVNKTEVYKPVRGRVIRQVATALVCFGLFALLTTMVFATPWRFSDVSPAVVKSTLVAIGKHFFSDYLLAFEIASVLLLMAMVGAIILARRDIIPETPPSTEVYTTAFTLPEQPRELIAAGDENTND from the coding sequence GTGATAGCAAAAACTGTCCAATTTGTCACCTTTGTTATCCTCGCCTTTTCCATGATTGGGGCGGCCTTGGGTGTAGTGTTGTATAACAACATCGTATATTCCGCCTTCCTCCTGGGAGGCGTGTTTTTAAGCATCTCTGGTTTATATATACTCCTAAATGCCGATTTTGTTGCCGCCGCCCAGGTGTTGATTTATGTAGGCGCCGTCAACGTTTTAATTATTTTTGCCATCATGTTGGTAAACAAAACAGAGGTTTACAAACCCGTCAGGGGTAGAGTCATCCGCCAGGTAGCCACAGCCTTGGTGTGTTTCGGCTTGTTTGCCCTTCTCACTACCATGGTATTTGCTACCCCCTGGCGTTTCTCTGACGTTTCCCCTGCCGTGGTTAAAAGCACTCTTGTAGCTATCGGAAAACACTTCTTTAGTGACTACCTCCTCGCTTTTGAAATCGCCTCTGTATTACTGTTGATGGCAATGGTGGGGGCAATTATCCTTGCCCGAAGAGATATAATTCCTGAAACACCACCCTCCACAGAAGTTTATACCACAGCCTTTACTCTCCCTGAACAACCCAGGGAGTTGATTGCCGCCGGCGATGAAAATACCAATGATTGA
- the ndhI gene encoding NAD(P)H-quinone oxidoreductase subunit I, with protein MFKFLKQVSDYALSTWAAAKYIGQGFSVTFDHMRRRPITVQYPYEKLIPSERFRGRIHFEFDKCIACEVCVRVCPINLPVVDWEYNKEAKKKELKHYSIDFGVCIFCGNCVEYCPTNCLSMTEEYELATYDRHELNYDSVALGRLPTKVTQDPMVTPLRELAYLPKGIMEPHDLPKNSQRAGSFPEDLVEK; from the coding sequence ATGTTCAAATTCCTAAAGCAGGTAAGTGACTACGCTTTGAGCACATGGGCCGCGGCTAAATATATAGGGCAGGGGTTTTCTGTCACCTTTGACCACATGCGTCGTCGCCCCATCACTGTACAATACCCCTATGAGAAACTCATCCCCTCGGAAAGATTCAGAGGCAGAATCCACTTCGAGTTTGACAAATGTATTGCCTGCGAAGTCTGTGTCCGCGTCTGTCCTATAAATCTGCCTGTAGTTGACTGGGAGTATAACAAAGAAGCCAAGAAGAAAGAGCTGAAACACTATAGTATTGACTTTGGAGTATGTATATTTTGTGGCAACTGTGTGGAATACTGTCCCACCAACTGTCTATCCATGACGGAGGAATACGAGTTGGCCACTTACGATCGTCACGAGTTAAACTATGACAGCGTGGCGTTAGGACGATTGCCTACAAAAGTAACGCAGGATCCCATGGTAACACCCCTCAGGGAGTTGGCTTACTTACCCAAAGGGATAATGGAGCCCCACGATTTGCCCAAAAACAGTCAAAGGGCCGGCAGCTTCCCTGAAGACTTAGTGGAAAAATAA
- a CDS encoding serine hydroxymethyltransferase, with protein sequence MAKTILEYLAETDPLVAEIIAKELQRQRNHLELIASENFTSPAVMAAQGSVLTNKYAEGLPRKRYYGGCQYIDEVEELAIERAKQLFGAAMANVQPHSGAQANFAVFLALLEPGDKIMGMDLSHGGHLTHGAPVNVSGKWFQVCHYGVNKETECLDYDLIRDLALKERPKLIICGYSAYPRIIDFEKFRAIADEVGAYLLADIAHIAGLVAAGYHPNPVPYCDVVTTTTHKTLRGPRGGLILSRDEELGKKLNKAVFPGSQGGPLEHVIAAKAVAFGEALKPEFKTYCAQIIANAKALANQLINRGFKLVSGGTDNHLMLVNLSASANPMTGKMAEQLLEDIGITVNKNTIPFDTQSPFVTSGIRLGTPAETTRGLKEEDFVEVANVIADRLLHPEDEQIKAQCKATVAQICQRYPLYPDLNIPLPAFA encoded by the coding sequence GTGGCTAAAACTATTCTAGAATACCTGGCCGAAACTGACCCCCTTGTAGCCGAGATTATTGCAAAGGAGCTACAGAGACAAAGAAACCATCTGGAACTAATTGCTAGTGAGAATTTTACCTCCCCCGCAGTGATGGCAGCCCAAGGAAGTGTGTTGACTAATAAATATGCAGAGGGATTGCCAAGAAAACGCTACTATGGGGGTTGTCAGTATATAGACGAAGTGGAAGAATTGGCCATAGAAAGGGCAAAACAGCTATTTGGGGCAGCAATGGCCAATGTACAGCCTCACTCCGGCGCTCAGGCGAATTTTGCCGTATTCTTGGCACTTCTAGAGCCAGGTGATAAAATAATGGGCATGGACCTGTCCCATGGTGGACATTTAACCCATGGAGCCCCTGTAAATGTATCCGGTAAGTGGTTTCAGGTATGTCACTACGGCGTAAATAAGGAAACCGAATGTCTTGACTATGACCTCATTCGTGACCTAGCCTTAAAAGAGCGTCCAAAACTAATAATCTGTGGTTACTCCGCCTACCCCCGTATCATCGATTTCGAGAAGTTTAGGGCCATAGCCGACGAAGTGGGCGCCTACCTGTTAGCAGACATCGCCCATATTGCCGGTTTAGTAGCCGCCGGCTACCACCCCAACCCAGTGCCCTATTGTGATGTAGTTACAACAACCACGCACAAAACACTAAGGGGCCCCCGTGGCGGTTTAATCCTGTCTAGAGACGAGGAATTGGGCAAAAAACTGAATAAGGCAGTATTCCCAGGCAGTCAAGGAGGGCCCCTAGAACATGTGATCGCCGCAAAAGCAGTGGCCTTCGGGGAGGCCCTAAAACCAGAATTTAAAACCTACTGTGCCCAAATCATAGCCAACGCCAAAGCCCTAGCTAACCAGTTGATTAACCGTGGCTTTAAACTGGTATCCGGTGGCACAGACAACCACCTCATGCTAGTAAATCTTAGCGCCTCTGCTAACCCCATGACGGGGAAAATGGCTGAACAACTTTTGGAGGATATTGGTATTACCGTTAACAAAAACACCATCCCCTTTGACACCCAATCCCCCTTTGTCACCAGTGGCATCCGTCTGGGCACCCCTGCAGAAACCACCAGAGGCTTGAAAGAGGAAGATTTTGTGGAGGTGGCCAATGTCATAGCCGATCGTCTCTTGCATCCAGAAGACGAACAGATAAAAGCCCAATGTAAGGCAACAGTAGCTCAAATCTGCCAGCGTTACCCCCTATACCCCGATTTAAACATCCCACTACCCGCCTTTGCCTAA
- the crtA gene encoding cyanoexosortase A, protein MVIKEINTNRIASKRGFWLWVALSALVAINIAIFWQMKNFAHAGMSVLYWSAVYSLLWDRRREIVLKTDFFSCIFGVVLIVTTLVISSHIPTTKESHIHSVSPFFFSLGLALIASGFSGLKQFWRELLIIFFLGIPRVIFNLFTDISPLTAKAASFILYYMGFEVSRDGVYISLPQGTVKVYEGCSGIESVTYVLGLSVICLVMFPIKKRYTYFVPVVAILIGFFVNALRVALMAILVAYGNREAFVYWHEGDGSLIFGMIAVGLFGGFYWLLLSGKDRKNSSFTPDDSFF, encoded by the coding sequence GTGGTTATAAAAGAGATAAACACTAACAGAATAGCCTCTAAGCGGGGGTTTTGGTTGTGGGTGGCATTGTCTGCCTTAGTAGCCATAAATATCGCCATTTTTTGGCAAATGAAGAATTTCGCCCATGCCGGGATGAGTGTGCTATACTGGTCAGCAGTTTACTCCCTGCTGTGGGATAGACGTAGGGAAATTGTACTAAAAACGGATTTCTTCTCTTGTATTTTTGGTGTAGTATTAATAGTCACAACCCTAGTCATCAGTAGTCACATTCCCACCACCAAGGAGAGTCATATCCATAGTGTGTCTCCCTTTTTTTTCTCTCTAGGCTTAGCTTTAATCGCCTCCGGTTTTTCTGGTTTAAAACAGTTTTGGCGGGAATTATTAATCATTTTCTTCCTTGGCATTCCCAGGGTTATTTTCAATCTTTTTACCGACATTTCCCCCCTCACTGCCAAAGCTGCCTCCTTCATCCTTTATTATATGGGTTTTGAGGTATCTCGAGATGGTGTTTACATAAGTCTACCCCAGGGAACTGTTAAAGTATATGAAGGATGTTCTGGAATAGAATCTGTAACCTATGTATTAGGGTTATCAGTGATTTGTTTAGTGATGTTTCCCATCAAGAAAAGATACACCTATTTTGTGCCCGTGGTTGCCATTTTAATTGGCTTTTTTGTCAACGCCCTTCGAGTTGCCCTAATGGCTATTTTAGTTGCTTACGGCAACAGGGAGGCTTTTGTTTACTGGCATGAGGGGGATGGCTCTTTGATTTTTGGTATGATAGCCGTAGGGCTTTTTGGTGGTTTTTATTGGCTTTTACTCAGTGGAAAAGACAGGAAAAACTCCTCCTTCACCCCAGACGACAGTTTCTTCTGA